From the Sphingobacteruim zhuxiongii genome, the window TGCATATGCAGTTATTTTCTCTTTGTCCATACTTCGGATAGCCTGTTGTATGCGGAATGCAAATACCCAGTCAACCTTAGCTTTCGTTAAATAATCTATTCCGTATGAGCCCCAATCGGCTTGTTCCGCCATAATATGGATTTTGGGGTTAATACCTTTTAACGTATCGATTAAGGGTACCCAGAAGTCGCGAAATAGGTTTGTAAGACGCCCCTTATTGTCCAAGTCATCCATCATATGATCCAAGCGAAAACCGTCTACACCGTCCTCAAAATTTCCATCTTTATTGGGATCTAACCAATAGGAGAAGAGTTCCTTATTGTATTTAATAACTTCTTTATTAAGTAGGTTAACGGTGGTAATTTTCTTACGTTTACCATCAAAGCCTTTTAAATCATAGAGATCGAAAACAATACTTGAGGGTTTTAATTGTGCTTTATCATCATAGAGAAGATAGTCGGAAAATGCCGATTTAGGGTTGCCATAGGAATCTTTATACCAGAGATGATCTTCTGTGACATATTGAGTCTCCATGTCCATATAAAGCTTCATCCCTCGTCGATGGAGTTCTTTCACTAGGCCGAGGTATTCATCCTTGCTACCATAAGTAGAATCGATTTTTTCAAAATCACTCGAATAATAATTATGATAGTAGACTGATTCGTATAAAGGAGTCAATAGGATTGATGTGACACCTAATTCTTGCAAATAGTCTAACTTCTGCTGAAGACCAAGTAGATCCCCATGTTGATCATTATTGCTGTCAAAGAAGCTGCGCTGAAAGACATGGTAGATTACTTCATCTTGCACGTCTTCTTTTTTTATTTGCTGCTGTTGACAACTGCTGAGCCAGCCAATTGCACTGAATACAGCCAGCAGGAAGTATTGTTGTAGTCCTTTCATTTCAGTTCCCCCCTCTTCTTTTATAATAATAATGGATTGATTTCGGAGTCTGCAGCTGTACCTACCGTTTTACCCATTAACCACTGTTGTCGATCATTCTCTTGCCATTGATGTTTTGGTTCTGTTACTTTTGCGCCATCGGCGTAATAAATGATGGTCATTACAGCACGCATTTTATCCGACGAGTTACCTGGGGCGTTATGAATAGTATAACCATAATGCCATGTAGCGTCACCAGCATTCATATATTCTGGATGAACAACGGGGAAATTATTCTCCTTAACATATTCGGCAAATGTTTTTTCTGATTCGTCGGAGATAATTACTTCAGACACATTATTCTGCTGATGCGATCCTGTCGCAAAGGTTAGCATACCCATCTCTGGATTTGGAATATCGACTAAAGGCATCCACATGGTAATCGTGTTATTGGTGTCAAGAGGCCAATAGTTTTGATCTTGATGCCAAGGTGTGGGACCGCCACCAGGTTCTTTAAAAAGTGCTTGATCGTGATAGAGCCTTACATTTTCAACGCCAAGAAGGTCTGCGGCAATATGTGCAAAACGCTTCGCTAATACGAAGCGTTTTACTTCTTCGTCAACACGCCAAAGATTCATGATTTGCAAAAAGGCCTTCCCATAAGTATCTCTTTCTTCAAGTTTTCGTTTTTCCTCATTATGCTTTGCTGCCGCGTTGCCAATCTTGTCGCGGTAATAAGCGGCAGTGTCTTTGTCGAGTATGTCGCGGATGAGGATATGTCCATCTTTTTGAAATTCGGCAATCTCTTCTGCAGAGACAGATTTTATCTGATCAAGGATTTGATTCTTTGTTGTGCTCATGATTTATAATTTTGGTTTATACCCAAAGTTACGGTCGAAGCGGAATTAGGTTTCGGGGGAATTTAGGCTACTATATGGTTTATATTATCATCATTCATTTCAACACTGGCTAAATTGATAAAATAAGCATCAGAAATATAGTGTGAAATATTGGTGTCGAAAATCGGTAAATGTTAGATTTTGGGAAGAAAATGTTGTTTTCATTCGGGAACGTTCTCGAATTAAGCGATGTGTTTAAGTGTCATTTTGCTGAACGTCATGTTTGTAAGTGTTTATATATTAGCACTTTGATGTTTTGAAATAAAGTTTTTCAAGGTAAAATAAAAAAAATCAAAAACTCTTTTTTTTATAAATATTCTGCAATAATTTAGTGATAACCAAAAAGGGTGGCAACGCATGCCTCCCGATTATAAACAAAAAATAAAATTATGGTTAGGGAATTTTACAATTGGCACTTTCGGCTGATAGTTATCTTCGTCTTCAGTTTTCAATTTGTTTCGGCTCAACAGAACTTACAACTTTCGGGGAAGGTTGTAGATGATATGGGTAAGGAGCTTGCTGGAGCGACGGTAAGTATTAAAGGAACAAACAAACAAGTTTCTACTGATGAGTCGGGGAACTATGTATTAGAAGGAATAAGCGCAGGAGCACTTATTGTCGAGGCCTCCTATGTTGGTCACGCAAGCTCTGAGCAGCGAATTCAACTAAAGGCTACACAAACATTAAACTTTACTTTATCATCGAATGCGGCCGAAATTGGTGAGGTGGTAGTCATCGGGTATGGTTCCGTAGAACGGAAGCACGTTACAGGAGCCGTTTCCAATGTGCAATCAAAAGATTTTCAAAAAGGTGCAATAACCTCTCCCGACCAATTAATTCAAGGTAAGGTGTCAGGTGTGTCCATCACTTCGAATGGAGGGGCGCCAGGTGCGGGAAGTACTATTCGTGTGCGCGGAGGAGCTTCTTTGTCGGCGAGTAATAATCCATTAATTGTTGTTGATGGTAATCCATTGAGCGGAGAGGGAATTTCTGGATCTGCAAATCCTCTTTCATTAATCAATCCTAATGATATTGAATCCATGACCGTATTAAAGGATGCGAATGCAACCGCTATTTATGGATCTAGAGCATCTAATGGGGTTATTTTGATTACCACAAAGACGGGGAAAATGGGAAGACCAAAGCTAAATTTGTCAACAGTTAACTCATTGTCAACGATTGCTAATCAAGTTGAGGTGCTTACTGCTGACGAAGTAAGATCTTTTGTTAATGAACGCGGTACTGCAGCACAAAAAGGATTATTGGGAACTGCAAACACAGATTGGCAAGATTTAATTTATCATAACGCAATAACCACGGACAACAATATTTCGCTCTCTGGCGGAGTAAAGAATATGCCGTATCGTGTCTCTATAGGATATTTAGAACAGGCAGGTATTCTAAAAACGGATATGCTTAGAAGAGGAACTGCTGGTGTAAATCTATCTCCTCGTTTCTTTGATAACCATTTAAAACTGGACATCAATTTCAAAGGAACAATGACAAATCAGGAGTTTGCAAATACTGGGGCAATTGGTTCAGCGATTGTATTCGATCCTACGCAAAACGTATATGATGCAAATAGCCCATATGGAGGATATTTTGAATGGCAAGAGGGAGCTGTTCCAAATACGTTATCGCCAAGAAATCCAGTTTCATTGTTAGATAATTACAGTAATAGAGCAGGAGCAAATCGAAGTATCGGAAATGCGCAATTGGATTATTCATTCCACTTTCTTCCTGAATTACACGCAAATATAAATGTAGGTTATGACATTGCATCAGGTAAGGGGGCAACGAGCATTCCGGATTTTGCAGCATCTAACTTTGGTAATAAGGGACTATTTCAACGCTATCGAGGTAAGCAAAACAACACATTCATTGAAGGTTATTTAAATTACGTTAAGGATATTGAGAGTATCAATAGTAACATTAACGTAACGGCGGGATATGGATATTACGATAATAAGGAAACGAACTACAACTTCAGTTCTTATAATGCCCACGGAGATGTAATAACAACTCCTGTTTACGCCGATAATGTACCTCAGAATAGATTACTTTCTTACTATGGTCGTTTAATTTACTCGTTTGCTGATCGTTATATTCTTTCCGGTACCATTCGTGCGGACGGCTCTTCGAAATTCAATCCAGACGGGCGTTGGGGTATTTTCCCTTCAGCGGCATTTACGTGGCGTATCAAGGGCGAAAACTTCTTGAAGGATAACAACAGTATTTCTGACTTGAAGCTTCGTGTAAGCTATGGAGAAACGGGTAATAAAGATGGGATTACGAACTATGGTTATATTCCTGTTTACTATTACAGTACAAATGAAGCTCAGTACCAAATTGGGGATCAATTTTATCATGTTTATTCTCCGATTGCTTACGATAAGACACTACGTTGGGAATCTACAGCAACGACCAATATTGGATTAGATTATGGCTTCTGGGGAGGTCGTATCTATGGTAGTATTGATGCATACCAAAAGAAAACGAAAGATTTATTAGCAACGACCGAAATATCTGTAGGTACGAATTATAGTAATCAATTATTGACCAATGTTGGTAATATGGAAAACCGTGGTATTGAAGGTAGCATCAATATTCAAGCTATAAAATCTGAGAATTTCAATTGGGACTTAGGATTCAATATGACCGTCAATGAAAGTAAGATTACTAACCTAACTTTAAACGATAACCCAGGTTATCAATTAGCGGCAGGTTGGATTACCGGCGGTACAGGGAATGTGATTCAATACCATACTGTTGGTTCGGCACCTTTCCAATACTATGTTTACAAACAAGTTTATGACCAACAAGGTAACCCATTAGAAGGTGTATATGAAGACTTAAATGGCGATGGCGCTGTAACTCCTGCCGATCGTTATTACTATCAGAAACCTGCTCCTGATTACTTTATGGGCTTCACGACTTCCATTAATTATAAGCGTCTTACTTTAAATACCGTATTGAGAGCAAGCTTTGGTAACTATGTTTATGATAACATCTCTTCGAATTTCGGGGTTTCAAGAAATATTCTAAACCCGTCGCGATTCATTAACAATGCGACTACCGATATATTCAATACGAATTTTAATAACAATCAGTATTACAGCGATTACTATATAAGCAACGCTTCTTTCTTGCGCATGGATAACTTAGGATTAGTTTATAATGTTGGGAATCTAGATAAAGAGGGAACCGTGACTATGACGGTCAATGCGAATGTACAAAATGTGTTTACGGTTTCTAAGTACAAAGGCGTAGATCCTGAGTTGTTCAATGGTATTGACTACACATTATATCCAAGACCTAGAGTGTATTCCTTAGGGTTAAACTTTGGGTTTTAATATTAAATAAGAAATTCATGAAAAGATATATTAAAAATACGATTTGGGGCAGCATGCTAATCTTGTCTGTTACTTCATGTAGTGAAGACTTATTGAATTTAAGCCCAAAGAATGATATTACAGCCGATCAGGTATACTCAACGGAACAGGGATATAGAGAGTCCTTTCTAAAAGTCTATGGAAGTTTATCGATGACTTCTGGGGGAGGTGAAGGAGCTAGTGATTTAGCGGGTATAGATGCTGGGCAATCCGATTTCTTTCGTCTGTATTGGAATATTCAGCAATTGACATCTGACGAGACGCTATGTGGTTGGAATGACCCCGGTGTTCCAGATATGGTTTACGGAATGCCGGATGCGGATAATATCATGGTGAAAGGATTATATACGCGATGTATTTATACAATCACTGTCGCAAATGAATTCCTTAGAGAAAGTACACCTGAAAAATTATCAGCAAGAGGAATTGGCAATACGGCAGAGATCGATGCATATCGCTCGGAGGCTCGATTTGTTCGCGCTTATCAATACTGGGTTTTGCTAGACTTGTTTGGGAATCCTCCTTTTGTTACCGAAGATAATTTAATTGGTAAAGTTGCGCCGGAACAAATACAACGGGCCGACTTATTCAAGTATATCGAAAAGGAGCTATTAGAAATTGAACCACTTATAAAAGCGGCGAAACAAAACGAGTATGGTCGCGCTGATCAAGGAGCCGTATGGACTTTATTGACAAGATTATACCTCAATGCAAACGTGTATACTGGCGCAGCTAAATACACGGAAGCAATAACCTATGCGAACAAAGTTATTAACGGCGGATACGCACTAACAAGTAACTATGCGAATCTCTTCTTAGAAGATAATAATGTTACCAGCAAGAATGAGATTATATTCT encodes:
- a CDS encoding alpha-amylase family glycosyl hydrolase → MKGLQQYFLLAVFSAIGWLSSCQQQQIKKEDVQDEVIYHVFQRSFFDSNNDQHGDLLGLQQKLDYLQELGVTSILLTPLYESVYYHNYYSSDFEKIDSTYGSKDEYLGLVKELHRRGMKLYMDMETQYVTEDHLWYKDSYGNPKSAFSDYLLYDDKAQLKPSSIVFDLYDLKGFDGKRKKITTVNLLNKEVIKYNKELFSYWLDPNKDGNFEDGVDGFRLDHMMDDLDNKGRLTNLFRDFWVPLIDTLKGINPKIHIMAEQADWGSYGIDYLTKAKVDWVFAFRIQQAIRSMDKEKITAYADTTFRDTPKGNNQIVFVENHDIPRFSTAVKQDKGKEKVGASLNLLIGGVPSIYYGQEIGMLGDSFFGKYGGITDANEIPYREAFEWKKDKDSPGMAYWYKNSGPWWDTSTVKSNDGISVEEQESDPNSLLSTYRNLLKLRKAYPVLISGSYQSFTNDNPSIVSFLRDNGKEKAMILINLSPEATTLQIPVDKQQAKLVYGENTGSAKQGKQEINIQGYQTQVWLLK
- a CDS encoding SusC/RagA family TonB-linked outer membrane protein, giving the protein MVREFYNWHFRLIVIFVFSFQFVSAQQNLQLSGKVVDDMGKELAGATVSIKGTNKQVSTDESGNYVLEGISAGALIVEASYVGHASSEQRIQLKATQTLNFTLSSNAAEIGEVVVIGYGSVERKHVTGAVSNVQSKDFQKGAITSPDQLIQGKVSGVSITSNGGAPGAGSTIRVRGGASLSASNNPLIVVDGNPLSGEGISGSANPLSLINPNDIESMTVLKDANATAIYGSRASNGVILITTKTGKMGRPKLNLSTVNSLSTIANQVEVLTADEVRSFVNERGTAAQKGLLGTANTDWQDLIYHNAITTDNNISLSGGVKNMPYRVSIGYLEQAGILKTDMLRRGTAGVNLSPRFFDNHLKLDINFKGTMTNQEFANTGAIGSAIVFDPTQNVYDANSPYGGYFEWQEGAVPNTLSPRNPVSLLDNYSNRAGANRSIGNAQLDYSFHFLPELHANINVGYDIASGKGATSIPDFAASNFGNKGLFQRYRGKQNNTFIEGYLNYVKDIESINSNINVTAGYGYYDNKETNYNFSSYNAHGDVITTPVYADNVPQNRLLSYYGRLIYSFADRYILSGTIRADGSSKFNPDGRWGIFPSAAFTWRIKGENFLKDNNSISDLKLRVSYGETGNKDGITNYGYIPVYYYSTNEAQYQIGDQFYHVYSPIAYDKTLRWESTATTNIGLDYGFWGGRIYGSIDAYQKKTKDLLATTEISVGTNYSNQLLTNVGNMENRGIEGSINIQAIKSENFNWDLGFNMTVNESKITNLTLNDNPGYQLAAGWITGGTGNVIQYHTVGSAPFQYYVYKQVYDQQGNPLEGVYEDLNGDGAVTPADRYYYQKPAPDYFMGFTTSINYKRLTLNTVLRASFGNYVYDNISSNFGVSRNILNPSRFINNATTDIFNTNFNNNQYYSDYYISNASFLRMDNLGLVYNVGNLDKEGTVTMTVNANVQNVFTVSKYKGVDPELFNGIDYTLYPRPRVYSLGLNFGF
- a CDS encoding RagB/SusD family nutrient uptake outer membrane protein — protein: MKRYIKNTIWGSMLILSVTSCSEDLLNLSPKNDITADQVYSTEQGYRESFLKVYGSLSMTSGGGEGASDLAGIDAGQSDFFRLYWNIQQLTSDETLCGWNDPGVPDMVYGMPDADNIMVKGLYTRCIYTITVANEFLRESTPEKLSARGIGNTAEIDAYRSEARFVRAYQYWVLLDLFGNPPFVTEDNLIGKVAPEQIQRADLFKYIEKELLEIEPLIKAAKQNEYGRADQGAVWTLLTRLYLNANVYTGAAKYTEAITYANKVINGGYALTSNYANLFLEDNNVTSKNEIIFSINYDGVKTRNYGGTTFLINSLINGEMTPVNYGVPTGGWGGNRSTKAVPTAFPDYSGKTDKRAMFFGDKLENDELGEFKDGLRVTKFKNVKSNGTPGASQGGTFSSLDFPLFRLADVYLMYAEAVLRGGTGGSTAQALGYFNQIRTRAYGNATGNASAITLDDILNERMRELYFEGYRRTDLIRFGKFTGSNYIWPWKGGVKDGRSIESFRALLPLPSSDVIANTNLTQNQGY
- a CDS encoding phytanoyl-CoA dioxygenase family protein, which translates into the protein MSTTKNQILDQIKSVSAEEIAEFQKDGHILIRDILDKDTAAYYRDKIGNAAAKHNEEKRKLEERDTYGKAFLQIMNLWRVDEEVKRFVLAKRFAHIAADLLGVENVRLYHDQALFKEPGGGPTPWHQDQNYWPLDTNNTITMWMPLVDIPNPEMGMLTFATGSHQQNNVSEVIISDESEKTFAEYVKENNFPVVHPEYMNAGDATWHYGYTIHNAPGNSSDKMRAVMTIIYYADGAKVTEPKHQWQENDRQQWLMGKTVGTAADSEINPLLL